The Streptomyces sp. Alt3 genome has a segment encoding these proteins:
- a CDS encoding uridine kinase, translated as MLHTNRTSRGSPTRVNASHFCSVSSQPIPTRVVLLAGPSGSGKSSLAARSGLPMLRLDDFYKEGNDPTLPRVTGSADIDWDSPLSWDADAAVAAVAELCAAGRTSVPLYDIATSSRTGQETLDIERTPLFVAEGIFAADIVERCQELGLLADALCLRGRPVTTFRRRLLRDLREGRKSVPFLLRRGWRLMRAERGIVARQAALGAYPCGRDEALGRLASAAAGRCRTPRSRVPN; from the coding sequence CTACGCGGGTCAATGCCTCACACTTCTGTTCTGTGAGTTCCCAACCGATCCCCACGCGCGTCGTGCTGCTCGCCGGTCCGTCCGGCTCCGGCAAGTCGTCCCTCGCGGCCCGCAGCGGCCTCCCGATGCTCCGTCTGGACGACTTCTACAAAGAGGGAAACGATCCGACACTGCCGCGGGTCACCGGCAGCGCGGACATCGACTGGGACTCGCCCCTGTCCTGGGACGCGGACGCCGCCGTCGCGGCCGTTGCGGAACTGTGCGCCGCCGGGCGCACGTCCGTCCCGCTGTACGACATCGCGACGAGTTCGCGGACAGGCCAGGAGACGCTCGACATCGAGCGCACGCCGCTGTTCGTCGCCGAGGGCATATTCGCGGCGGACATCGTGGAGCGCTGCCAGGAGCTGGGTCTGCTCGCCGACGCGCTGTGCCTGCGCGGCCGGCCGGTGACGACGTTCCGCCGACGGCTGTTGCGGGATCTGCGCGAAGGCCGGAAGTCGGTGCCGTTCCTGCTGCGCCGCGGATGGCGGCTGATGCGGGCCGAGCGGGGCATCGTGGCCCGGCAGGCGGCTCTGGGCGCCTACCCGTGCGGCAGGGACGAGGCGCTGGGACGGCTCGCGTCGGCGGCCGCCGGGCGCTGCCGGACCCCGCGGAGCCGGGTGCCGAACTGA
- a CDS encoding SigE family RNA polymerase sigma factor: protein MNALHSSTSSAVVTRLHDVGRSPEKSGAAGRGRVRGAGRQHSSYLTMVDAPTGEIGGSAYGEGSGDRSLQDRAQDAEAAFTAYVQERRASLYATAYHLTGDRYEAEDLLQSALFSTYRAWDRISDKAAVGGYLRRTMTNLHISAWRRRKLNEYPTEELPETVGDTDAMRRTELRAVLWQALARLPELQRTMLVLRYYEGRTDPEIASILDISVGTVKSSIWRSLRRLREDEVLSFGRDEEESFGELVA from the coding sequence ATGAACGCACTGCACAGCAGCACCTCAAGCGCAGTTGTCACACGCCTTCACGACGTCGGGAGGAGCCCGGAGAAGTCCGGTGCCGCAGGGCGGGGGCGTGTGCGTGGCGCCGGGCGTCAGCACTCGTCGTACCTGACGATGGTTGACGCGCCCACGGGGGAAATCGGGGGAAGCGCGTACGGGGAGGGCTCGGGGGACCGGTCGCTCCAGGACCGGGCACAGGACGCGGAAGCCGCGTTCACCGCCTACGTCCAGGAGCGCCGTGCCTCCCTGTACGCAACCGCCTACCACCTGACCGGCGACCGGTACGAGGCCGAGGACCTGCTGCAGAGCGCCCTCTTCTCGACGTACCGGGCCTGGGACAGGATCAGTGACAAGGCGGCGGTCGGCGGATACCTCCGCCGCACCATGACCAACCTGCACATCAGCGCGTGGCGCAGGCGCAAGCTCAACGAATACCCGACCGAGGAGCTGCCGGAGACGGTCGGCGACACGGACGCGATGCGGCGCACGGAACTGCGGGCGGTGCTCTGGCAGGCGCTCGCGCGGCTGCCTGAACTCCAGCGCACCATGCTGGTCCTTCGCTACTACGAGGGCCGCACGGACCCGGAGATCGCGTCCATCCTCGACATCAGTGTCGGCACGGTGAAGTCGAGCATCTGGCGGTCGCTCCGCCGGCTGCGCGAGGACGAGGTCCTCAGCTTCGGCCGTGACGAGGAGGAGTCCTTCGGCGAGCTGGTGGCCTGA
- the afsQ1 gene encoding two-component system response regulator AfsQ1 yields the protein MPFLLLIEDDDAIRTALELSLSRQGHRVATAATGEDGLELLREQRPDLVVLDVMLPGIDGFEVCRRIRRTDQLPIILLTARSDDIDVVVGLESGADDYVVKPVQGRVLDARIRAVLRRGERESTDSATFGSVVIDRSAMTVTKNGEDLQLTPTELRLLLELSRRPGQALSRQQLLRLVWEHDYLGDSRLVDACVQRLRAKVEDVPSSPTLIRTVRGVGYRLDSPQ from the coding sequence GTGCCTTTCCTGTTGCTGATCGAGGACGACGACGCCATCCGCACGGCCCTCGAACTCTCACTGTCACGCCAGGGCCACCGTGTGGCCACCGCGGCGACGGGAGAGGACGGCCTGGAGCTGCTCCGGGAGCAGCGGCCGGACCTGGTCGTGCTGGATGTGATGCTGCCCGGGATCGACGGTTTCGAGGTCTGCCGGCGGATCCGGCGCACCGACCAACTGCCGATCATTCTGCTGACCGCGCGCAGCGACGACATCGACGTCGTGGTGGGACTGGAGTCCGGCGCGGACGACTATGTCGTGAAACCCGTGCAGGGCCGGGTGCTCGACGCCCGTATCCGCGCGGTCCTGCGCCGCGGGGAGAGGGAGTCCACGGACTCGGCGACGTTCGGAAGTGTCGTCATCGACCGCTCGGCGATGACCGTCACGAAGAACGGGGAGGACCTGCAGCTCACGCCGACCGAGCTGCGGCTCCTGCTCGAACTGAGCCGCCGTCCCGGACAGGCCCTGTCCCGGCAGCAGTTGCTGCGTCTCGTGTGGGAGCACGACTATCTCGGTGACTCCCGGCTGGTGGACGCCTGCGTGCAGCGGCTGCGGGCGAAGGTGGAGGACGTGCCGTCGTCGCCGACCCTGATCCGTACCGTGCGCGGTGTCGGCTACCGGCTGGACTCGCCTCAGTGA
- a CDS encoding sensor histidine kinase encodes MSDTAKRSILAGLRWTSLRLRLLIVFALVALTAAVSASGIAYWLNREAVLTRTQDTALGDFRRQMQNRAASLPLEPTADDLRDAAEQMAHSGPGYHVLLIGSHDGKPVTGSSDLDSFTKADVPASLQKQVNKKQPLTSANTFEYHLFWQRTTLGNTPYLVAGTKIIGGGPAGYMLKSLDQEREDLSSLAWSLGIATALALVGSALLAQAAATTVLRPVQRLGDAARKLGEGKLDTRLVVSGTDELADLSHTFNKAASSLEKKVADMSAREESSRRFVADMSHELRTPLTAITAVAEVLEDEADSLDPMIAPAVHLVVSETRRLNDLVENLMEVTRFDAGTARLVLDTVDVADQVTACIDARAWLDAVDLDAERGIMVRLDPRRLDVILANLIGNALKHGGSPVRVSVRTDEDDLVIEVRDHGPGIPEEVLPHVFDRFYKASASRPRSDGSGLGLSIAVENAHIHGGDITASNLPDGEGAVFVLRLPRDAEGLTGAPGSDDPDRDEKDGSQ; translated from the coding sequence GTGAGTGATACCGCGAAGCGCTCCATACTCGCGGGTCTTCGCTGGACCAGCCTGCGGCTGCGGCTGCTGATCGTGTTCGCGCTGGTGGCCCTGACGGCGGCGGTGTCCGCGTCGGGCATCGCGTACTGGCTCAACCGCGAGGCGGTCCTGACGCGTACGCAGGACACGGCGCTCGGCGACTTCCGCCGTCAGATGCAGAACCGGGCGGCCTCGCTGCCGCTGGAGCCCACCGCCGACGATCTGCGGGACGCGGCCGAGCAGATGGCGCACAGCGGTCCCGGCTACCACGTGCTGCTGATCGGCAGCCACGACGGCAAGCCCGTCACCGGTTCGTCCGACCTGGACTCGTTCACCAAGGCCGACGTGCCCGCCTCGCTGCAGAAGCAGGTGAACAAGAAGCAGCCGCTGACGTCGGCCAACACCTTTGAGTACCACCTGTTCTGGCAGCGTACGACGCTGGGCAACACGCCTTATCTGGTGGCGGGCACGAAGATCATCGGCGGTGGTCCCGCCGGGTACATGCTGAAGTCGCTCGACCAGGAGCGCGAGGACCTCAGTTCACTGGCGTGGTCCCTGGGGATTGCGACGGCGCTGGCCCTGGTGGGTTCGGCGCTCCTGGCCCAGGCCGCGGCGACGACCGTGCTGCGGCCGGTGCAGCGGCTCGGCGACGCGGCGCGCAAGCTCGGCGAGGGCAAGCTCGACACCCGTCTCGTGGTCTCCGGCACCGATGAACTCGCCGATCTCTCGCACACGTTCAACAAGGCCGCGAGCTCCTTGGAGAAGAAGGTCGCGGACATGAGCGCGCGGGAGGAGTCGAGCCGCCGCTTCGTGGCCGACATGTCCCACGAGCTGCGCACCCCGCTGACCGCGATCACCGCGGTCGCGGAGGTGCTGGAGGACGAGGCGGACAGCCTGGACCCGATGATCGCCCCGGCCGTCCACCTGGTGGTGAGCGAGACCCGCCGGCTGAACGACCTGGTGGAGAACCTCATGGAGGTCACCCGCTTCGACGCCGGCACGGCCCGCCTCGTCCTGGACACGGTGGATGTCGCCGACCAGGTGACGGCCTGCATCGACGCCCGTGCCTGGCTGGACGCGGTCGACCTGGACGCGGAGCGCGGCATCATGGTGCGGCTCGACCCGCGCCGGCTCGACGTGATCCTGGCGAACCTGATCGGGAACGCGCTCAAGCACGGCGGGTCGCCGGTCCGGGTGTCCGTACGGACCGACGAGGACGACCTGGTCATCGAGGTGCGCGACCACGGCCCGGGTATCCCCGAAGAGGTCCTGCCCCACGTGTTCGACCGTTTCTACAAGGCGAGTGCCTCACGCCCGCGCTCGGACGGCAGTGGACTCGGGCTGTCCATCGCGGTCGAGAACGCCCACATCCACGGTGGTGACATCACGGCCTCGAATCTGCCGGACGGTGAGGGCGCGGTGTTCGTGCTGCGGCTCCCCCGGGACGCGGAGGGGCTGACCGGTGCCCCCGGGTCGGACGACCCGGACCGCGACGAGAAGGACGGTTCGCAGTGA
- a CDS encoding VanZ family protein, translated as MDVRHSSDGPAVIRFRAAGVFLLLVHLLFVCWLTLRPLDVPWMTAANLQPFAGIRSDLALGPAEATRRIGEALLLLAPLGILLPMAGGRLLVSPWASLARTVAAGALISMAIELAQTGVPGQVVDVDSLLLNTTGVAVAHLLVVPLSRSRLRRGNRAGAGDLSRIGYGIRQVRVEGPQGSTPTITRVGIAP; from the coding sequence GTGGACGTGCGTCACAGTTCGGACGGCCCGGCCGTCATCCGCTTCCGCGCGGCGGGGGTATTCCTCCTCCTCGTGCATCTTCTGTTCGTCTGCTGGCTGACGCTGCGCCCGCTGGACGTGCCCTGGATGACGGCCGCGAATCTCCAGCCGTTCGCCGGGATCAGGTCGGACCTGGCTCTGGGTCCGGCCGAGGCGACGCGGCGCATCGGTGAGGCCCTGCTGCTCCTGGCACCGCTGGGCATACTCCTGCCCATGGCCGGCGGCAGGCTGCTGGTCTCCCCGTGGGCATCACTGGCCCGTACGGTCGCGGCGGGCGCGCTGATCTCCATGGCCATCGAGCTGGCGCAGACGGGCGTGCCGGGCCAGGTCGTGGACGTCGACTCGCTGCTGCTGAACACCACCGGTGTGGCGGTGGCCCATCTGCTGGTCGTACCGCTGTCGCGGTCCCGGCTGCGGCGGGGCAACCGGGCGGGGGCCGGCGACCTGTCCCGGATCGGGTACGGGATCCGGCAGGTACGGGTCGAGGGCCCTCAGGGGTCCACCCCGACGATTACCAGGGTCGGCATCGCCCCGTAG
- a CDS encoding PspC domain-containing protein, whose product MAALARPRDGRMIGGVCAALARRFGTSAGTMRVIFLVSCLLPGPQFLLYLALWILLPSERTAATTAW is encoded by the coding sequence ATGGCCGCACTTGCCCGCCCCCGTGACGGACGCATGATCGGTGGAGTGTGCGCGGCGCTGGCTCGGCGCTTCGGCACCTCCGCAGGGACGATGCGTGTCATCTTCCTGGTGTCGTGTCTGCTTCCCGGCCCCCAGTTCCTGCTCTACCTGGCGCTGTGGATCCTGCTGCCGTCGGAGAGGACCGCGGCCACGACGGCCTGGTGA